In Hevea brasiliensis isolate MT/VB/25A 57/8 unplaced genomic scaffold, ASM3005281v1 Scaf562, whole genome shotgun sequence, the following proteins share a genomic window:
- the LOC110655087 gene encoding tRNA A64-2'-O-ribosylphosphate transferase isoform X1: MLADHTATSMDCEGKISIYRAVRTIKRRDNTLYNALRSIYEDSIFVGEISQLWPDLPLLSNLRCGLWYSSKFYATCYFKSTDGHTNNWSFNTSRLNLHVAQLAGQKGGCIIVDSTRKGKRFPDSMSKTIPIWTCVLNRSILNHISKMRDCGTIMQEEADSSKHAEYTRMLSHNWDCSLHLPLWVPETEKAAIEERIDGWTKQLEDSGADIASVASCLKKPLRPLWISQKTVIWLNEVPDHDSWDFTPIILVSTSPSSSIYQHRTTSEFSWSYIAGAGDDEESWARGLSPSLFWKHAFDLISSGPDLCNQKVADIVEKDRVYRAQRGQNAPQVTLKPLERLDNMADFSQVDSSSSLDLFNGNITLMSCNKDHTMFWLGSTNLALGTTQLAAHISDVDCILNCDQESFHTHIQDSKTYLQLPMLSSKLDRFSILSNLPVAVSFAKSNLGKGNRLLVCCHNGEDISVCVCLAILTSLFSDAGTFDDGESYRNTRITKWEMRRRLVFICKFAVSARPSRGNLKQVFAFLTGQRSPSSRSHCRNANQEECC; encoded by the exons ATGCTGGCAGATCACACCGCAACATCCATGGACTGTGAGGGGAAGATAAGCATATACAGAGCAGTGAGAACCATAAAACGAAGAGACAACACTCTCTACAATGCTTTGAGATCCATATACGAAGATTCGATTTTTGTTGGCGAGATCTCCCAGCTATGGCCCGACCTTCCCCTTCTCTCCAACCTCCGCTGCGGCCTCTGGTACTCTTCCAAATTCTACGCTACTTGCTACTTCAAATCAACCGATGGCCACACCAATaattggtcatttaacacctctCGGCTCAACCTTCATGTTGCCCAGCTTGCTG GGCAGAAAGGAGGGTGTATCATTGTTGACTCTACTCGGAAAGGGAAACGGTTTCCAGATAGCATGTCAAAAACAATACCCATTTGGACTTGTGTTTTGAATCGCTCCATTCTTAACCATATCAGCAAAATGCGAGATTGTGGGACGATAATGCAGGAG GAGGCTGATTCCTCTAAGCATGCTGAATATACAAGAATGCTTTCTCATAATTGGGATTGTTCTCTGCATCTTCCCCTTTGGGTCCCCGAAACAGAGAAAGCAGCTATTGAGGAACGCATAGACGGGTGGACTAAACAGTTGGAAGACAGTGGAGCTGATATTGCCTCAGTTGCATCATGCTTGAAAAAGCCTCTACGACCTCTTTGGATATCACAAAAGACTGTCATCTGGTTGAATGAAGTACCTGATCATGATTCCTGGGATTTCACTCCTATTATCCTTGTTTCAACCTCCCCTTCAAGCAGCATTTATCAACACCGGACTACCTCTGAGTTTAGCTGGAGTTATATAGCAGGAGCTGGAGATGATGAAGAAAGTTGGGCAAGGGGGCTCTCACCCAGTCTTTTCTGGAAACATGCATTTGATTTAATAAGTTCAGGGCCTGATCTGTGTAACCAGAAGGTGGCTGATATTGTTGAAAAGGACAGAGTATATCGTGCTCAAAGGGGACAAAATGCTCCTCAGGTGACTTTGAAGCCTCTAGAAAGGTTAGACAACATGGCTGATTTTTCTCAAGTAGACTCCTCATCATCTTTGGATCTATTTAATGGGAATATTACTCTAATGTCTTGCAACAAAGATCATACGATGTTTTGGCTAGGCTCGACTAATCTTGCATTGGGCACAACTCAACTTG CTGCACACATTTCTGATGTTGATTGCATCTTGAACTGCGATCAAGAATCCTTCCACACCCATATACAAGATAGTAAAACATATTTGCAGCTTCCGATGTTG AGCTCAAAACTGGATCGTTTTTCCATATTAAGCAATCTCCCTGTTGCAGTCAGCTTTGCAAAGTCAAATCTTGGCAAAGGGAATAGACTTCTAGTTTGTTGCCACAATG GGGAAGATATCAGCGTGTGTGTTTGTCTTGCAATTTTGACTTCATTATTCAGTGATGCAG GAACCTTTGATGATGGAGAATCCTACAGAAATACACGAATTACTAAGTGGGAGATGAGGCGGAGACTTGTTTTCATCTGTAAATTTGCAGTGAGTGCTCGTCCATCTAGAGGAAATTTGAAACAGGTCTTTGCATTTCTGACTGGACAAAGATCGCCCTCTTCACGTTCACATTGTAGGAATGCTAACCAGGAAGAATGTTGCTAA
- the LOC110655087 gene encoding uncharacterized protein LOC110655087 isoform X3 — protein MATPIIGHLTPLGSTFMLPSLLKGGCIIVDSTRKGKRFPDSMSKTIPIWTCVLNRSILNHISKMRDCGTIMQEEADSSKHAEYTRMLSHNWDCSLHLPLWVPETEKAAIEERIDGWTKQLEDSGADIASVASCLKKPLRPLWISQKTVIWLNEVPDHDSWDFTPIILVSTSPSSSIYQHRTTSEFSWSYIAGAGDDEESWARGLSPSLFWKHAFDLISSGPDLCNQKVADIVEKDRVYRAQRGQNAPQVTLKPLERLDNMADFSQVDSSSSLDLFNGNITLMSCNKDHTMFWLGSTNLALGTTQLAAHISDVDCILNCDQESFHTHIQDSKTYLQLPMLSSKLDRFSILSNLPVAVSFAKSNLGKGNRLLVCCHNGEDISVCVCLAILTSLFSDAGTFDDGESYRNTRITKWEMRRRLVFICKFAVSARPSRGNLKQVFAFLTGQRSPSSRSHCRNANQEECC, from the exons ATGGCCACACCAATaattggtcatttaacacctctCGGCTCAACCTTCATGTTGCCCAGCTTGCTG AAAGGAGGGTGTATCATTGTTGACTCTACTCGGAAAGGGAAACGGTTTCCAGATAGCATGTCAAAAACAATACCCATTTGGACTTGTGTTTTGAATCGCTCCATTCTTAACCATATCAGCAAAATGCGAGATTGTGGGACGATAATGCAGGAG GAGGCTGATTCCTCTAAGCATGCTGAATATACAAGAATGCTTTCTCATAATTGGGATTGTTCTCTGCATCTTCCCCTTTGGGTCCCCGAAACAGAGAAAGCAGCTATTGAGGAACGCATAGACGGGTGGACTAAACAGTTGGAAGACAGTGGAGCTGATATTGCCTCAGTTGCATCATGCTTGAAAAAGCCTCTACGACCTCTTTGGATATCACAAAAGACTGTCATCTGGTTGAATGAAGTACCTGATCATGATTCCTGGGATTTCACTCCTATTATCCTTGTTTCAACCTCCCCTTCAAGCAGCATTTATCAACACCGGACTACCTCTGAGTTTAGCTGGAGTTATATAGCAGGAGCTGGAGATGATGAAGAAAGTTGGGCAAGGGGGCTCTCACCCAGTCTTTTCTGGAAACATGCATTTGATTTAATAAGTTCAGGGCCTGATCTGTGTAACCAGAAGGTGGCTGATATTGTTGAAAAGGACAGAGTATATCGTGCTCAAAGGGGACAAAATGCTCCTCAGGTGACTTTGAAGCCTCTAGAAAGGTTAGACAACATGGCTGATTTTTCTCAAGTAGACTCCTCATCATCTTTGGATCTATTTAATGGGAATATTACTCTAATGTCTTGCAACAAAGATCATACGATGTTTTGGCTAGGCTCGACTAATCTTGCATTGGGCACAACTCAACTTG CTGCACACATTTCTGATGTTGATTGCATCTTGAACTGCGATCAAGAATCCTTCCACACCCATATACAAGATAGTAAAACATATTTGCAGCTTCCGATGTTG AGCTCAAAACTGGATCGTTTTTCCATATTAAGCAATCTCCCTGTTGCAGTCAGCTTTGCAAAGTCAAATCTTGGCAAAGGGAATAGACTTCTAGTTTGTTGCCACAATG GGGAAGATATCAGCGTGTGTGTTTGTCTTGCAATTTTGACTTCATTATTCAGTGATGCAG GAACCTTTGATGATGGAGAATCCTACAGAAATACACGAATTACTAAGTGGGAGATGAGGCGGAGACTTGTTTTCATCTGTAAATTTGCAGTGAGTGCTCGTCCATCTAGAGGAAATTTGAAACAGGTCTTTGCATTTCTGACTGGACAAAGATCGCCCTCTTCACGTTCACATTGTAGGAATGCTAACCAGGAAGAATGTTGCTAA
- the LOC110655087 gene encoding tRNA A64-2'-O-ribosylphosphate transferase isoform X2, which translates to MLADHTATSMDCEGKISIYRAVRTIKRRDNTLYNALRSIYEDSIFVGEISQLWPDLPLLSNLRCGLWYSSKFYATCYFKSTDGHTNNWSFNTSRLNLHVAQLAGQKGGCIIVDSTRKGKRFPDSMSKTIPIWTCVLNRSILNHISKMRDCGTIMQEEADSSKHAEYTRMLSHNWDCSLHLPLWVPETEKAAIEERIDGWTKQLEDSGADIASVASCLKKPLRPLWISQKTVIWLNEVPDHDSWDFTPIILVSTSPSSSIYQHRTTSEFSWSYIAGAGDDEESWARGLSPSLFWKHAFDLISSGPDLCNQKVADIVEKDRVYRAQRGQNAPQVTLKPLERLDNMADFSQVDSSSSLDLFNGNITLMSCNKDHTMFWLGSTNLALGTTQLAAHISDVDCILNCDQESFHTHIQDSKTYLQLPMLSSKLDRFSILSNLPVAVSFAKSNLGKGNRLLVCCHNGEDISVCVCLAILTSLFSDAGEMLVYSIKVKSFLMPESWRKIKYQKNFFHFFLCFYFW; encoded by the exons ATGCTGGCAGATCACACCGCAACATCCATGGACTGTGAGGGGAAGATAAGCATATACAGAGCAGTGAGAACCATAAAACGAAGAGACAACACTCTCTACAATGCTTTGAGATCCATATACGAAGATTCGATTTTTGTTGGCGAGATCTCCCAGCTATGGCCCGACCTTCCCCTTCTCTCCAACCTCCGCTGCGGCCTCTGGTACTCTTCCAAATTCTACGCTACTTGCTACTTCAAATCAACCGATGGCCACACCAATaattggtcatttaacacctctCGGCTCAACCTTCATGTTGCCCAGCTTGCTG GGCAGAAAGGAGGGTGTATCATTGTTGACTCTACTCGGAAAGGGAAACGGTTTCCAGATAGCATGTCAAAAACAATACCCATTTGGACTTGTGTTTTGAATCGCTCCATTCTTAACCATATCAGCAAAATGCGAGATTGTGGGACGATAATGCAGGAG GAGGCTGATTCCTCTAAGCATGCTGAATATACAAGAATGCTTTCTCATAATTGGGATTGTTCTCTGCATCTTCCCCTTTGGGTCCCCGAAACAGAGAAAGCAGCTATTGAGGAACGCATAGACGGGTGGACTAAACAGTTGGAAGACAGTGGAGCTGATATTGCCTCAGTTGCATCATGCTTGAAAAAGCCTCTACGACCTCTTTGGATATCACAAAAGACTGTCATCTGGTTGAATGAAGTACCTGATCATGATTCCTGGGATTTCACTCCTATTATCCTTGTTTCAACCTCCCCTTCAAGCAGCATTTATCAACACCGGACTACCTCTGAGTTTAGCTGGAGTTATATAGCAGGAGCTGGAGATGATGAAGAAAGTTGGGCAAGGGGGCTCTCACCCAGTCTTTTCTGGAAACATGCATTTGATTTAATAAGTTCAGGGCCTGATCTGTGTAACCAGAAGGTGGCTGATATTGTTGAAAAGGACAGAGTATATCGTGCTCAAAGGGGACAAAATGCTCCTCAGGTGACTTTGAAGCCTCTAGAAAGGTTAGACAACATGGCTGATTTTTCTCAAGTAGACTCCTCATCATCTTTGGATCTATTTAATGGGAATATTACTCTAATGTCTTGCAACAAAGATCATACGATGTTTTGGCTAGGCTCGACTAATCTTGCATTGGGCACAACTCAACTTG CTGCACACATTTCTGATGTTGATTGCATCTTGAACTGCGATCAAGAATCCTTCCACACCCATATACAAGATAGTAAAACATATTTGCAGCTTCCGATGTTG AGCTCAAAACTGGATCGTTTTTCCATATTAAGCAATCTCCCTGTTGCAGTCAGCTTTGCAAAGTCAAATCTTGGCAAAGGGAATAGACTTCTAGTTTGTTGCCACAATG GGGAAGATATCAGCGTGTGTGTTTGTCTTGCAATTTTGACTTCATTATTCAGTGATGCAGGTGAGATGCTTGTATATTCCATAAAGGTGAAATCATTTCTGATGCCTGAGAGTTGGAGGAAAATCAAATACCAGAAAAATTTCTTTCACTTTTTCCTTTGCTTCTACTTTTGGT GA